GCATCGCTTTCAAGTCTTCTTCCCACGCCTTTCACTGCAGCCTTCGGTTATGCTGTCCCGGAGGTCGTGCCAAGAGCGCCAGTGCTCGGGCGGCGTTGACGAAGAAACGACTCGCTATGTCGGCCCATCACCGTGGCGCTTCGGCAGCGTCATCTTCCTCGGCTTCTTCATCAAGCTCTCGGGCATCCTCTTCATCCTGGTCGGCTTCAACTCGTCCGCGCCGGGTCTCCGGCTCCTGGGATTCGTTCTCATCCCAATCGGCATCGTGGTCTTCAGCGGTGGCGTCCTCTGGGCCGCCATGGAAAGTTGGCGCTACCGCGCCGCCCTCATGGCCATCCACGCTCTGGACCCACTGGCGGCGTCC
This region of Dermacentor silvarum isolate Dsil-2018 chromosome 5, BIME_Dsil_1.4, whole genome shotgun sequence genomic DNA includes:
- the LOC119452726 gene encoding uncharacterized protein LOC119452726, whose translation is MLSRRSCQERQCSGGVDEETTRYVGPSPWRFGSVIFLGFFIKLSGILFILVGFNSSAPGLRLLGFVLIPIGIVVFSGGVLWAAMESWRYRAALMAIHALDPLAASGVFLNGTSVSSVSVNVAPRSAVHSAPPVDPDGPMAGLEPVQFSKYPVVLPVYAAPAQTSAS